In Piliocolobus tephrosceles isolate RC106 chromosome 4, ASM277652v3, whole genome shotgun sequence, the following are encoded in one genomic region:
- the MGAT1 gene encoding alpha-1,3-mannosyl-glycoprotein 2-beta-N-acetylglucosaminyltransferase, producing MLKKQSAGLVLWGAILFVAWNALLLLFFWTRPAPGRPPSVSALDDDPASLTREVIRLAQDAEVELERQRGLLQQIGDALWSQRGRVPTAAPPAQPHVPVTPAPAVIPILVIACDRSTVRRCLDKLLHYRPSAELFPIIVSQDCGHEETAQAIASYGGAVTHIRQPDLSSIAVPPDHRKFQGYYKIARHYRWALGQVFHQFRFPAAVVVEDDLEVAPDFFEYFQATYPLLKADPSLWCVSAWNDNGKEQMVDAGKPELLYRTDFFPGLGWLLLAELWAELEPKWPKAFWDDWMRRPEQRKGRACIRPEISRTMTFGRKGVSHGQFFDQHLKFIKLNQQFVHFTQLDLSYLQREAYDRDFLARVYGAPQLQVEKVRTNDRKELGEVRVQYTGRDSFKAFAKALGVMDDLKSGVPRAGYRGIVTFQFRGRRVHLAPPPTWEGYDPSWN from the coding sequence ATGCTGAAGAAGCAGTCTGCAGGGCTTGTGCTGTGGGGCGCTATCCTCTTTGTGGCCTGGAATGCCCTGCTGCTCCTTTTCTTCTGGACACGCCCAGCACCTGGCAGGCCACCCTCGGTCAGTGCTCTGGATGACGACCCTGCcagcctcacccgggaagtgatTCGCCTGGCCCAAGACGCCGAGGTGGAGCTGGAGCGGCAGCGTGGGCTGCTGCAGCAGATCGGGGATGCCCTGTGGAGCCAGCGGGGGAGGGTGCCCACAGCGGCCCCTCCCGCCCAGCCGCACGTGCCTGTGACCCCAGCGCCAGCGGTGATTCCCATCCTGGTCATTGCCTGTGACCGCAGCACTGTTCGGCGCTGCCTGGACAAGCTGCTGCATTACCGGCCCTCGGCTGAGCTCTTCCCCATCATCGTTAGCCAGGACTGTGGGCATGAGGAGACGGCCCAGGCCATCGCCTCCTACGGCGGCGCCGTCACGCACATCCGGCAGCCCGACCTGAGCAGCATCGCGGTGCCGCCGGACCACCGCAAGTTCCAGGGCTACTACAAGATCGCGCGGCACTACCGCTGGGCGCTGGGCCAGGTCTTCCACCAGTTCCGCTTCCCCGCAGCCGTGGTGGTGGAGGATGACCTGGAGGTGGCCCCGGACTTCTTCGAGTACTTTCAGGCCACCTATCCGCTGCTGAAGGCCGACCCCTCCCTCTGGTGCGTCTCGGCCTGGAACGACAACGGCAAGGAGCAGATGGTGGACGCCGGCAAGCCCGAGCTGCTCTACCGCACCGACTTTTTTCCTGGCCTGGGCTGGCTGCTGCTGGCCGAGCTCTGGGCTGAGCTGGAGCCCAAGTGGCCAAAGGCCTTCTGGGACGACTGGATGCGCCGGCCGGAGCAGCGGAAGGGGCGGGCCTGCATCCGCCCCGAAATCTCCAGAACGATGACCTTTGGCCGCAAGGGTGTGAGCCACGGGCAGTTCTTTGACCAGCACCTCAAGTTTATCAAGCTGAACCAGCAGTTTGTGCACTTCACCCAGCTGGACCTGTCCTACCTGCAGCGGGAGGCCTATGACCGGGATTTCCTCGCCCGCGTCTATGGGGCTCCCCAGCTGCAGGTGGAGAAAGTGAGGACCAATGATCGCAAGGAGCTGGGGGAGGTGCGGGTGCAGTACACCGGCAGGGACAGCTTCAAGGCCTTCGCCAAGGCTCTGGGTGTCATGGATGACCTTAAGTCGGGGGTTCCGAGAGCTGGTTACCGGGGTATTGTCACCTTCCAGTTCCGGGGCCGCCGTGTCCACCTGGCGCCCCCGCCGACGTGGGAGGGCTATGATCCTAGCTGGAATTAG